One segment of Erigeron canadensis isolate Cc75 chromosome 2, C_canadensis_v1, whole genome shotgun sequence DNA contains the following:
- the LOC122589723 gene encoding tyrosine-protein phosphatase DSP3-like, whose translation MVIMIMKNGGKEVIMDGDDDDENGGGEEERIVPPINFANVEDRVYRSGFPQPMNFRFLETLQLKSVIYLCPEPYPKENLEFLKEHNIRLFQFGIDGTKEPSVDVLRNIITEALTILIDVRIHPVLIHCKRGKHRTGCVVGSLRKLQNWCLPLVLEEYKLYAGVKSRDTDLKFLETYDVSYLRQCLHTVIYQYHGYGSKKQRRLLSGEEGPHTSDVASV comes from the exons ATGGTTATAATGATCATGAAAAATGGCGGGAAAGAAGTAATTatggatggtgatgatgatgatgagaatgGTGGTGGCGAGGAAGAAAGAATCGTTCCGCCGATTAATTTTGCGAATGTTGAAGATCGTGTTTATCGATCTGGATTCCCCCAACCTAtgaattttcgttttcttgaaACGTTACAACTTAAATCTGTCAT ATATTTGTGTCCTGAACCATATCCCAAGGAAAATTTGGAATTTTTAAAAGAACACAATATTCGTCTATTTCAATTTGGAATCGATGGCACTAAG GAGCCTTCTGTAGACGTTCTAAGGAATATTATAACAGAGGCTCTCACAATTTTGATTG ATGTTAGAATCCATCCTGTGTTGATACATTGCAAACGAGGAAAG CATCGTACCGGTTGTGTTGTTGGGTCCTTAAGGAAGTTACAAAATTGGTGTTTGCCATTGGTATTAGAAGAGTACAAGCTTTACGCAGGGGTAAAATCAAGAGATACAGACTTGAAATTCTTGGAGACTTATGATGTATCATATCTAAGGCAGTGTCTTCACACTGTTATATACCAATATCATGGATACGGGTCTAAGAAACAAAGAAGATTGCTCTCTGGAGAAGAAGGCCCACACACATCAGATGTAGCTTCAGTTTAG